The Aminithiophilus ramosus genome contains a region encoding:
- a CDS encoding lectin like domain-containing protein — translation MPRHRLSWISLFALFLLLLSSLAAWAGAFAPPNPAFVAYVEDQARATSEGTARTEGGRTPSPVDLSHLAGKSLFTSAGDKGAWFPATFDLRKSGLSSPVRDQAPYGSCWTFSAMASLESTALRAGIASPDYAEMHLGYFGCVDRSPELPGFKDVAATLPLQTLMDQGGDDFRATALLARGTGAVDETEAPYEEIPDGAAPLSRRLETVYNFYYDSGTRYQKASVENIKRAVAFYGAASVGVYASDPQTGNWNLSPYFNSATSAAFIPAGNPDGLTVGWANHAVTVVGWDDTYSRENFNALNRPEGDGAWIVKNSWGDSWGDGGYFYLSYEDAALDTGAVYIGTTVDAFERIYQHDPLGWVTSYSPAADGGERAWMANVFTAAEEGRIESVAFYAGGVDNVAYISVHTGVEAGAPRSGLCVIDSQGATLEAPGYHTIHLDEPVDVAAGTTFSIVVDLTTPGYDYPVAVENRSRGYSDKATAARGESFVSVDGTTWTDLTDVDATANVCLKAFADGPVGHLPKPTLLSPETDADDVSLTPSFSWQAVSSDEGAVVYDVLIGGFPIAQGLTTTTLAWPSGQEPLRGHTIYRWWVTARVENKPELDTKSDARNFTTLNALPSVRNDAPADGALNVAAEPTFSWTADDGDGDSLSFVLYLTDESGRILSADAGTGAAHSWTEPLDAGAIYLWQVSADDGWGGSALSERTSFRVALDPVASGDIDFKNPSFEGGKIVIPDGGLTLTWQPPKGLGAGETVSYVVTVRDAEGTVVFRGETTATELFLKGLVGHGTYTVTVDAVVENVGTVTGTPKVFETANRPPVEASRAPADGAVDIPANGRLSWRYDDPDGDALTYVLYLGTEEALTDDDIVPLSADATGYALSNADGRRFWKLAVDDGFGGVVASSVRTFIADGGLRQIGELSPASGDLFSIAGLVIVSTDLSGAEGPAGIDVTTLRQPSAIDNLKVASADIDDEKLTQGLRQGTGEAGKATSVGTPFGLSFEADADIALVPLTIRIDRDALPFDAVSADLLDHLRFVKVLDDDLAFDLVTLAGADRNRFFSVAEEAESFSVSFRLALLDRALPADRSSAVQTLTVDGKGYFLVHDGAEDGIFTDPLVPVHFEAAATGGSSGGCALGAAPAALLLLLPALLSRRGK, via the coding sequence ATGCCGCGTCACCGTCTGTCCTGGATCTCCCTTTTCGCCCTCTTCCTGCTGCTGCTTTCCTCTCTGGCGGCCTGGGCCGGGGCTTTCGCCCCGCCCAACCCCGCCTTCGTCGCCTATGTGGAGGACCAGGCCCGCGCGACCTCGGAGGGAACGGCCAGGACCGAGGGGGGCCGCACCCCCTCTCCCGTCGACCTGAGTCACCTGGCCGGAAAGAGCCTCTTCACCTCGGCCGGCGACAAGGGAGCCTGGTTCCCCGCCACCTTCGACCTCAGGAAATCGGGCCTGTCGTCGCCCGTCCGCGATCAGGCTCCCTACGGCTCCTGCTGGACCTTCTCCGCCATGGCCTCGCTGGAGTCGACGGCCCTCAGGGCCGGCATCGCCAGCCCCGACTACGCCGAGATGCACCTGGGATACTTCGGCTGCGTCGACCGGTCGCCCGAACTTCCCGGCTTCAAAGACGTCGCCGCGACCCTGCCCCTTCAGACTCTCATGGACCAGGGCGGCGACGACTTCCGGGCCACGGCCCTTCTGGCCCGGGGGACGGGCGCCGTCGACGAGACGGAAGCCCCCTACGAGGAGATCCCCGACGGCGCCGCGCCGCTCTCGCGGCGCCTGGAGACGGTCTACAACTTCTACTACGACAGCGGCACGCGCTACCAGAAGGCCAGCGTCGAGAACATCAAGAGGGCCGTCGCCTTCTACGGAGCCGCCTCGGTGGGCGTCTACGCCAGCGATCCCCAGACGGGGAACTGGAACCTCTCGCCCTATTTCAACAGCGCCACCAGCGCCGCCTTCATCCCCGCCGGTAACCCCGACGGCCTGACCGTCGGCTGGGCCAACCACGCCGTCACCGTCGTCGGCTGGGACGACACCTATTCGCGGGAGAACTTCAACGCCCTCAACAGGCCCGAAGGGGACGGCGCCTGGATCGTCAAGAACAGCTGGGGCGACTCCTGGGGAGACGGGGGCTATTTCTACCTCTCCTACGAGGACGCCGCCCTCGACACGGGAGCCGTCTACATCGGGACCACCGTCGACGCCTTCGAGCGCATCTACCAGCACGACCCTCTGGGCTGGGTCACTTCCTACTCGCCCGCCGCGGACGGAGGGGAGAGGGCCTGGATGGCCAACGTCTTCACCGCCGCCGAGGAGGGACGGATCGAGTCCGTCGCCTTCTACGCCGGAGGCGTCGACAACGTGGCCTACATCTCGGTCCACACCGGCGTCGAGGCCGGAGCTCCCCGCTCGGGGCTCTGCGTCATCGACAGCCAGGGAGCCACGCTGGAGGCCCCGGGCTATCACACGATCCATCTCGACGAGCCCGTCGACGTGGCGGCGGGAACGACCTTCTCCATCGTCGTCGATCTGACCACGCCGGGCTACGACTACCCCGTGGCCGTCGAGAACAGGAGCCGCGGCTACTCCGACAAGGCCACGGCCGCTCGGGGAGAAAGCTTCGTCTCCGTCGACGGCACGACCTGGACGGACCTGACCGATGTCGACGCCACGGCCAACGTCTGCCTCAAGGCCTTCGCCGACGGCCCCGTCGGACATCTGCCCAAGCCGACCCTCCTGAGCCCCGAGACGGACGCCGACGACGTCTCCCTGACGCCTTCCTTCTCCTGGCAGGCCGTCTCGAGCGACGAGGGGGCGGTCGTCTACGACGTGCTCATCGGCGGCTTCCCCATCGCCCAAGGCCTGACGACGACGACCCTCGCCTGGCCCTCGGGACAGGAGCCCCTCAGGGGACACACCATCTACCGCTGGTGGGTGACGGCCCGCGTCGAGAACAAGCCGGAGCTGGACACGAAGAGCGACGCCCGCAACTTCACGACCCTCAACGCCCTTCCCTCCGTCAGAAACGACGCGCCCGCCGACGGAGCCCTCAACGTCGCCGCCGAGCCGACCTTCTCCTGGACGGCCGACGACGGCGACGGCGACAGCCTGTCCTTCGTCCTCTACCTGACCGACGAGTCGGGAAGGATCCTCTCGGCCGACGCCGGAACGGGCGCCGCCCACAGCTGGACGGAACCTCTCGACGCCGGAGCGATCTACCTCTGGCAGGTCTCGGCCGACGACGGATGGGGAGGAAGTGCCCTGTCGGAACGGACCTCCTTCCGCGTTGCCCTCGATCCCGTCGCCTCCGGCGACATCGACTTCAAGAACCCCTCCTTCGAGGGAGGTAAAATCGTCATCCCCGACGGAGGCCTCACCCTGACCTGGCAGCCTCCCAAGGGGCTAGGCGCGGGCGAGACGGTGAGCTACGTCGTCACCGTCCGCGATGCCGAGGGAACCGTCGTCTTCCGCGGCGAGACGACGGCCACGGAACTTTTCCTTAAGGGTCTCGTCGGCCACGGCACCTACACCGTCACCGTCGACGCCGTCGTCGAAAACGTGGGCACCGTCACGGGAACGCCCAAGGTCTTCGAGACGGCCAACAGGCCTCCCGTCGAGGCAAGCCGCGCTCCGGCCGACGGAGCCGTCGACATCCCCGCCAACGGCAGACTGAGCTGGCGCTACGACGATCCCGACGGCGACGCCCTGACCTACGTCCTCTACCTCGGCACCGAAGAGGCCCTGACCGACGACGACATCGTCCCCCTCTCGGCCGACGCCACCGGCTACGCCCTGAGCAACGCCGACGGGAGACGCTTCTGGAAGCTCGCCGTCGATGACGGGTTCGGCGGCGTCGTCGCCTCGTCGGTCCGCACCTTCATCGCCGACGGAGGACTCCGCCAGATCGGCGAGCTCTCCCCGGCCAGCGGCGATCTCTTCTCCATCGCCGGCCTCGTCATCGTCTCGACGGACCTGAGCGGCGCCGAAGGCCCGGCGGGAATCGACGTGACGACCCTGCGTCAGCCCTCGGCCATCGACAACCTGAAGGTCGCCTCGGCCGACATCGACGACGAGAAGCTGACCCAGGGCCTCCGGCAAGGCACGGGCGAGGCAGGGAAGGCCACGTCGGTGGGCACCCCCTTCGGCCTCTCCTTCGAGGCCGATGCCGATATCGCCCTCGTTCCCCTGACGATCCGCATCGACCGCGACGCCCTGCCCTTCGACGCCGTCTCGGCCGACCTCCTCGATCATCTCCGCTTCGTCAAGGTTCTCGACGACGACCTGGCCTTCGACCTCGTCACTCTGGCCGGAGCGGACAGGAACCGTTTCTTCTCCGTCGCCGAGGAGGCGGAGTCCTTCTCCGTCTCCTTCCGCCTGGCCCTCCTCGACCGGGCCCTCCCCGCCGACAGGTCATCGGCGGTCCAGACCCTGACCGTCGACGGAAAAGGCTACTTCCTCGTCCACGACGGGGCTGAGGACGGGATCTTCACCGATCCCCTCGTGCCCGTCCACTTCGAGGCCGCCGCGACGGGAGGCTCTTCGGGCGGCTGCGCCCTCGGGGCCGCTCCGGCAGCCCTGCTGCTTCTCCTTCCCGCCCTCCTCTCCCGCCGCGGGAAATAG
- a CDS encoding MFS transporter, whose amino-acid sequence MTGPSFRGRSHPLVLFPDFRKFFAGRFVSAIGDKFFSIALAWWVVSSGGPDSGLHLGLLMAVTVIPIVLFGPLMGTLADRFHRRNCMVGADVVRLLLLLLLAALLAAGRLSLPLLYLLVFSISLFMPLFEAAANSSLEALTDREHVTAAAAVNSTAFQFSAVIGAALGGAALAALGSLGAFLFDGATFLLSLALILSIRTDLAAPRLPGPRPSWGRSMAEGFAYLGENRPVALLLAVFGAFNFFFSPVLLAIPLAVRFILGEGPLWVGLFEGSLALGALLSALFFSLRPFSGAYGRIAGGLFLSAAAIILFGVVGHREIMALSLFAVGLGLGTVNATAPALFQKIVPDAVKGRFFALLTTICYAVMPLAFILFSLTNRFLSLPLLLVANGAGALILALAALRLPHADEEEEDTP is encoded by the coding sequence ATGACGGGTCCCTCCTTCAGGGGAAGGAGCCACCCGCTGGTCCTCTTCCCCGATTTCCGCAAGTTCTTCGCCGGGCGCTTCGTCTCCGCCATAGGGGACAAATTCTTCTCCATCGCCCTGGCCTGGTGGGTCGTCAGCTCCGGCGGGCCCGACAGCGGCCTTCATCTTGGGCTGCTCATGGCCGTGACCGTCATCCCCATCGTCCTCTTCGGCCCTCTCATGGGAACTCTGGCCGACCGCTTCCACCGCAGGAACTGCATGGTCGGCGCCGACGTCGTCCGCCTCCTCCTTCTCCTTCTCCTGGCGGCGCTGCTGGCGGCGGGACGGCTCTCCCTGCCCCTCCTCTACCTTCTCGTCTTTTCCATCTCCCTCTTCATGCCTCTTTTCGAGGCCGCCGCCAACAGCTCCCTCGAAGCCCTCACCGACAGGGAGCACGTGACGGCGGCGGCGGCCGTCAACTCGACGGCCTTCCAGTTCTCGGCCGTCATCGGCGCCGCCCTGGGAGGGGCGGCCCTGGCGGCCCTCGGCTCGCTTGGGGCCTTCCTTTTCGACGGCGCCACCTTCCTCCTCTCCCTCGCCCTGATCCTGTCCATCAGAACAGACCTGGCGGCGCCTCGCCTCCCGGGACCCCGGCCGAGTTGGGGCCGGTCCATGGCCGAGGGGTTCGCCTATCTCGGGGAGAACCGCCCCGTGGCCCTTCTCCTGGCCGTCTTCGGCGCCTTCAACTTCTTCTTCTCCCCCGTCCTCCTGGCCATCCCCCTGGCCGTGCGCTTCATCCTCGGCGAGGGCCCCCTCTGGGTGGGGCTCTTCGAGGGCTCCCTGGCCCTCGGCGCCCTCCTCTCGGCCCTCTTCTTCAGCCTCCGCCCCTTCTCCGGCGCCTACGGCCGCATCGCAGGAGGACTCTTCCTCTCGGCCGCCGCCATCATCCTCTTCGGCGTCGTCGGCCACAGGGAGATCATGGCCCTCTCCCTCTTCGCCGTGGGACTCGGCCTGGGCACCGTCAACGCCACGGCGCCGGCCCTCTTCCAGAAGATCGTCCCCGACGCCGTGAAGGGGCGTTTCTTCGCCCTCCTCACGACGATCTGCTACGCCGTCATGCCCCTGGCCTTCATCCTCTTCAGCCTCACCAACCGATTCCTGTCCCTCCCCCTCCTCTTGGTCGCCAACGGCGCCGGGGCCCTGATCCTGGCCCTGGCCGCCCTGCGCCTGCCCCACGCCGACGAAGAGGAGGAGGACACCCCCTGA
- a CDS encoding LuxE/PaaK family acyltransferase, which translates to MNALERLCSLENPFLPPRETDGLFVEAFRENVLRQRAIHPFLRALDEAKAFDPAAIASVEDALALPPLYVGTLKINDFLSVAPESVVLTLTSSGTSGQRTQLHFDGPSLARMETLSRKIFAALGFDSPRPAHYLLFSYDRTEAADVGTSWSTEQKMACAPARSVHWLLKRDGSGTFSFDVDGTARLLIDLASDGPLRFLGFPAFMHRALAEAKRLKPDLSVDPDSFVIAGGGWKNHAGQPMRQADFALFVQSSCGLPAANVRDVFGMAEHGVPYGACSFGHHHVPACSRLSVVDPLTHRPLAMGQEGQLLLLSPWNEAQPNQSLLATDVAVLEEDCPCGLPGTYIASVRRGGTHKHKGCAIAAQEILDRMAALS; encoded by the coding sequence ATGAACGCCCTGGAACGGCTCTGCTCCCTGGAAAACCCCTTTCTGCCGCCTCGGGAGACGGACGGGCTCTTCGTCGAGGCCTTCCGCGAGAACGTCCTGCGACAGAGGGCGATCCACCCCTTTCTGAGGGCTCTCGACGAGGCCAAGGCCTTCGACCCCGCCGCCATCGCCTCCGTCGAGGACGCCCTGGCCCTGCCCCCCCTCTACGTGGGGACGCTGAAAATCAACGATTTCCTCTCCGTCGCCCCCGAATCGGTGGTGCTCACCCTGACCAGCTCGGGGACGTCGGGACAGAGGACGCAGCTCCACTTCGACGGACCCAGTCTGGCCCGAATGGAGACTCTGTCGCGGAAGATCTTCGCCGCCCTGGGCTTCGACTCGCCCCGCCCGGCCCACTACCTTCTTTTCAGCTACGACAGGACCGAGGCAGCCGACGTGGGAACGAGCTGGAGCACGGAGCAGAAGATGGCCTGCGCCCCGGCCCGAAGCGTCCACTGGCTCCTGAAGCGCGACGGTTCGGGGACCTTCTCCTTCGACGTCGACGGCACGGCGCGGCTTCTCATCGACCTCGCCTCCGACGGCCCTCTGCGCTTCCTGGGCTTTCCCGCCTTCATGCATCGGGCCTTGGCCGAGGCGAAAAGGCTCAAGCCCGACCTGTCCGTCGATCCCGACAGCTTCGTCATCGCCGGAGGGGGCTGGAAGAATCACGCCGGTCAGCCCATGAGACAGGCCGATTTCGCCCTCTTCGTCCAGTCGAGCTGCGGCCTCCCGGCCGCCAACGTCCGCGATGTCTTCGGCATGGCCGAACACGGCGTTCCCTACGGCGCCTGCTCCTTCGGCCACCACCACGTGCCGGCCTGTTCGCGCCTTTCCGTCGTCGACCCCCTGACGCACCGTCCCCTCGCCATGGGACAGGAGGGACAGCTCCTCCTCCTCTCCCCCTGGAACGAGGCCCAGCCCAATCAGTCCCTCCTCGCGACGGACGTGGCCGTCCTGGAGGAGGACTGTCCCTGCGGCCTGCCCGGGACCTACATCGCCTCCGTCCGCCGCGGCGGAACGCACAAGCACAAGGGGTGCGCCATCGCCGCCCAGGAGATCCTCGACAGGATGGCCGCCCTTTCATGA
- a CDS encoding GNAT family N-acetyltransferase, with the protein MRRPARLTLPNEMAVLPPLQAFVAAAAKGRGFEGKALGEIEVALEEAVANVLHHAYEEGEEGTFDVTVEAVPLGLALTVADRGIPYAPESVPPYSAPRDADETPRRGLGLFLMRNLADEVSFRNLGPQGKETRLVKYLSDRSVADEGESRPAGTPVTVYEGPLAWTIRPMRPDEAIEVARCAYEAYGYSYPNSHLYYPERVVELNRTGHIASFVAVSDDDILGHGALEITEGSDGVELGMAFVKPRYRGRNLLKELTDHLIDEARRRGYGGAFVQSVTSHGASQKAALSRGFRYSALLAGFFAPSMNFRKLAGCSSRRLSLACQYLPLADHERRTVHLPEAHAPFLAELYAALGLERTFAPGRAKSGTGPGRTRAEIIEDINAAVIDVDEAASETAGGHLHHLVRQFCLRRIDAILVRLNLEDEAAPELAAALEGRGFFFCGLLPGRRGDRLALIYLNGSTVDFDSVVVAGEMGQRLVDYIRPLAQKREEALS; encoded by the coding sequence GTGAGACGACCCGCCAGGTTGACCCTGCCCAACGAAATGGCCGTCCTCCCCCCCCTCCAGGCCTTCGTCGCCGCGGCGGCGAAAGGCCGAGGCTTCGAGGGAAAGGCTTTGGGCGAGATCGAGGTGGCCCTCGAAGAGGCCGTCGCCAACGTCCTCCACCACGCCTACGAGGAGGGCGAGGAGGGCACCTTCGACGTCACCGTCGAGGCCGTCCCCCTGGGCCTGGCCCTGACCGTGGCGGACCGGGGCATTCCCTACGCGCCCGAATCGGTCCCCCCCTACAGCGCCCCCCGCGACGCCGACGAGACGCCCCGCCGGGGCCTGGGGCTCTTCCTCATGCGCAACCTGGCCGACGAGGTCTCCTTCCGCAACCTGGGCCCTCAGGGCAAGGAGACGCGCCTCGTCAAGTACCTCTCGGACCGCTCCGTGGCCGACGAGGGCGAGAGCCGCCCCGCCGGAACGCCCGTGACGGTCTACGAGGGCCCTCTGGCCTGGACGATCCGCCCCATGAGGCCCGACGAGGCCATCGAGGTGGCCCGCTGCGCCTACGAGGCCTACGGCTACTCCTACCCCAACAGCCACCTCTACTACCCCGAGCGCGTCGTCGAGCTGAACCGCACGGGCCACATCGCCTCCTTCGTGGCCGTCTCCGACGACGACATCCTGGGCCACGGCGCCCTGGAAATCACCGAGGGCAGCGACGGCGTCGAGCTGGGCATGGCCTTCGTCAAGCCCCGCTACAGAGGCCGGAACCTCCTGAAAGAGCTCACCGATCACCTCATCGACGAGGCACGCCGCCGCGGCTACGGCGGCGCCTTCGTCCAGTCCGTGACGAGTCACGGCGCCTCTCAGAAGGCGGCCCTCTCCCGCGGCTTCCGGTACAGCGCCCTCCTGGCCGGATTTTTCGCGCCGTCGATGAACTTCCGCAAGCTGGCCGGGTGCAGCTCCCGGCGTCTGAGCCTGGCCTGCCAGTACCTCCCCCTGGCCGACCACGAGAGGCGGACCGTCCACCTCCCGGAGGCCCACGCGCCCTTCCTGGCCGAGCTCTACGCCGCTCTGGGACTGGAGAGAACCTTCGCTCCGGGCCGGGCCAAATCGGGCACGGGGCCGGGGCGGACGCGGGCCGAGATCATCGAGGACATCAACGCCGCCGTCATCGACGTCGACGAGGCCGCCTCGGAGACGGCGGGGGGGCACCTCCATCACCTGGTCCGCCAGTTCTGTCTTCGCCGCATCGACGCCATCCTGGTCCGCCTCAACCTGGAGGACGAGGCCGCACCCGAGCTGGCGGCGGCCCTGGAGGGACGGGGCTTTTTCTTCTGCGGCCTCCTGCCCGGCCGACGGGGCGACAGGCTGGCTCTGATCTACCTGAACGGCAGCACCGTCGATTTCGACTCCGTCGTCGTCGCCGGGGAGATGGGACAGCGCCTCGTCGACTACATCCGGCCCCTGGCCCAAAAGCGAGAGGAGGCTCTCTCATGA
- a CDS encoding acyl-CoA reductase produces the protein MDQQAHFFFGTWERGGDLPLERARRWLNPGRLRERSASFRRVPLERILTALERTGRLLTDPSGPYRRRILDAMPDVTGYSPELVERATEALSTLLSRDFLKERLTCLGDPYTLDHWVKLPRSGSARALPLGSICHVAAGNIFLGSIDSLLLGLITKNVNILKLSRQDMVFPFLFLEALMEAEEAGEISSHLAFTYWSRSNQAVTDLVKGGAFDAILLFGGEEAVREYKSGLAPQTELLAFGPKVSFAVVASGLTDKALDEAARGFALDVCLWEQRACTSCQNLFVEGGPEAAEPFARRLFDALEALSLTLPPGRIDLDEAVEIGKEREQARWRAFNGEGSLFEGKRGSHTVLVGRGADIIPSPLNRTIYVNAVDDLEDLTRGNLRGMTWYLSTAGVAAPPRRLEPLVESLASLGVLRFCKPGTMGLGFDGTAPHDGVHIPLKLVRLVNREDLPSDLLGQSRVGGGAREALLLSRLNAVVAKAMRAPFYARHLAGVKLPLRSLEAFAELPLLEKSHLVDHCPPADMAMITDPASPFYVFASGGTSGKPRYVLWTPEEFAFSGKVTGEGFRAMGLGRGDRVANLLRAGALWTGFLAFNRALEETGCQILSMTCNQSPEETLALLDEHRPNAVMAMSSALLALADAALRRGWTGSIEKVYFTGEPLPEAGREVMRRVFGCSTLASPLYGAVEIGPMGYPCEAITDPTVFHVAEDWCHTEIVDGEIVATTLTRELHPLIRFRIGDRAAWVDGPCPCGRHWPRLRLLGRTGDYVRVHFGKLYVEEVEKALEPFRGLSSDFQIGVAPLGTKAKVTFSVEVLDASLVGDGALEGAILEAIVERAKVYRDPRNRELEELSVSLVPAQSLERVARTGKIRRIVDGRLPE, from the coding sequence ATGGATCAGCAGGCTCACTTCTTTTTCGGAACCTGGGAAAGGGGGGGCGATCTGCCTCTCGAACGTGCCCGGCGCTGGCTCAACCCGGGCCGCCTGAGGGAGCGTTCGGCCTCCTTCCGAAGGGTACCTCTGGAGCGGATTCTGACGGCTCTGGAGAGGACGGGCCGGCTCCTGACGGACCCTTCCGGCCCCTACAGGAGGCGCATTCTCGACGCCATGCCCGACGTGACGGGCTACTCGCCGGAACTCGTCGAGCGGGCCACCGAGGCCCTGTCGACGCTGCTGTCGCGGGACTTCCTCAAGGAGCGTCTCACCTGTCTCGGTGATCCCTACACCCTCGACCACTGGGTCAAGCTGCCCCGGAGCGGCTCGGCCCGGGCCCTCCCCCTGGGATCCATCTGCCACGTAGCGGCGGGCAACATCTTCCTCGGCTCCATCGACTCCCTCCTTCTGGGACTGATCACGAAGAACGTCAACATCCTCAAGCTCTCCCGCCAGGACATGGTCTTTCCCTTTCTTTTCCTCGAGGCCCTCATGGAGGCCGAGGAGGCCGGTGAGATCAGCTCCCATCTGGCCTTCACCTACTGGAGCCGCTCCAATCAGGCCGTTACGGACCTCGTCAAGGGAGGCGCCTTCGACGCCATCCTCCTTTTCGGCGGCGAGGAGGCCGTCCGGGAGTACAAGAGCGGCCTGGCCCCCCAGACGGAGCTTCTGGCCTTCGGCCCCAAGGTGAGTTTCGCCGTCGTCGCCTCGGGCCTGACCGACAAGGCCCTCGACGAGGCGGCACGGGGCTTCGCCCTCGACGTCTGCCTCTGGGAGCAGCGGGCCTGCACGAGCTGCCAGAATCTCTTCGTCGAGGGCGGTCCCGAGGCGGCCGAGCCCTTCGCCCGACGCCTCTTCGACGCCCTCGAGGCTCTCTCCCTGACCCTTCCGCCGGGGCGGATCGATCTCGACGAGGCCGTCGAGATCGGCAAGGAGCGCGAGCAGGCCCGGTGGCGTGCCTTCAACGGAGAGGGCAGCCTCTTCGAGGGAAAGCGAGGGAGTCACACGGTCCTCGTGGGACGGGGCGCCGACATCATCCCTTCGCCGCTGAACCGGACGATCTACGTCAACGCCGTCGACGACCTGGAGGACCTGACGAGGGGCAATCTCCGGGGGATGACCTGGTACCTCTCGACGGCGGGCGTGGCGGCCCCCCCACGGAGACTGGAGCCCCTCGTCGAATCCCTGGCCTCCCTGGGCGTCCTCCGATTCTGCAAGCCCGGCACGATGGGCCTGGGCTTCGACGGGACGGCCCCTCACGACGGCGTCCACATTCCCCTCAAACTGGTCCGCCTCGTCAACAGGGAGGACCTTCCCTCGGACCTGCTGGGCCAGAGTCGCGTCGGCGGCGGAGCCAGGGAGGCCCTCCTCCTGTCGCGCCTCAACGCCGTCGTCGCCAAGGCCATGAGGGCCCCCTTCTACGCCCGCCACCTGGCCGGGGTGAAACTGCCTCTGCGAAGCCTCGAAGCCTTCGCCGAGCTTCCCCTTCTGGAGAAGAGCCATCTCGTCGACCACTGTCCGCCGGCCGACATGGCGATGATCACCGATCCCGCCTCCCCCTTCTACGTCTTCGCCTCGGGCGGCACGTCGGGCAAGCCGCGCTACGTCCTCTGGACGCCCGAGGAGTTCGCCTTTTCGGGAAAGGTGACGGGCGAGGGCTTCCGGGCCATGGGGCTGGGGAGGGGCGACCGGGTGGCGAACCTGCTCCGGGCCGGAGCCCTCTGGACGGGCTTTCTCGCCTTCAACAGGGCTCTGGAGGAGACGGGCTGCCAGATTCTCTCCATGACCTGCAACCAGTCTCCCGAGGAGACGCTGGCTCTCCTCGACGAACACCGTCCCAACGCGGTCATGGCCATGTCGAGCGCCCTTCTGGCCCTGGCCGACGCCGCCCTGCGCCGGGGCTGGACGGGATCGATCGAGAAGGTCTACTTCACCGGAGAACCCCTGCCCGAGGCGGGCCGCGAGGTGATGCGGCGCGTCTTCGGCTGTTCCACTCTCGCCTCACCCCTCTACGGGGCCGTCGAAATCGGCCCCATGGGCTACCCCTGCGAGGCCATCACGGACCCGACGGTCTTCCACGTCGCCGAGGACTGGTGCCACACGGAGATCGTCGACGGCGAGATCGTCGCCACGACACTGACGCGGGAGCTCCATCCCCTGATCCGCTTCCGCATCGGCGACCGGGCCGCCTGGGTCGACGGCCCCTGCCCCTGCGGCCGCCACTGGCCCCGCCTGCGCCTTCTGGGACGGACGGGCGACTACGTCCGCGTCCACTTCGGCAAGCTCTACGTCGAGGAGGTCGAGAAGGCCCTCGAACCCTTCCGAGGTCTTTCGTCGGACTTCCAGATCGGCGTCGCCCCTCTGGGGACGAAGGCGAAGGTGACCTTCTCCGTCGAGGTCCTCGACGCGAGCCTCGTCGGCGACGGCGCCCTGGAGGGGGCCATCCTCGAGGCCATCGTCGAGAGGGCCAAGGTCTACAGGGACCCCCGCAACAGGGAGCTGGAGGAGCTGTCCGTCTCCCTCGTTCCGGCCCAGTCGCTGGAGCGGGTGGCCCGGACGGGCAAGATCCGCCGCATCGTCGACGGGAGGCTTCCCGAGTGA